One genomic window of Arachis stenosperma cultivar V10309 chromosome 10, arast.V10309.gnm1.PFL2, whole genome shotgun sequence includes the following:
- the LOC130955774 gene encoding tRNA nucleotidyltransferase cca2-like isoform X2: protein MSVAPQHVLQVRDKIELSDIERRIFDRLLASLRHFNLQTQVRVAGGWVRDKLLAKDCYDIDIALDNMMGTEFAHKVKEYLVSIGEGKDVRGDGKIKSNPDRSKHLETATMRWFDMQIDFVNLRSEEYIENSRIPSKQSFGTPEEDACRRDLTINSLFYNIHTDSVEDYTKRGISDLKSGRIVTPLPPKATFLDDPLRVLRAIRFGVRFEFTLDEDLKVAAACDDVKDALAAKVSKERIGKEVDLMISGNQAVKAMTHICDLTLFWNVFSLPPVFKPAIPDGCERLCVAYLDTAWNLIHLLKESTFKVPVVNYIIVDSLKQKGEDAKMVLDLHRASHKFLSLIPCLASNEDLQPDDVDWMRGLIDDVSIASRVRVQTGFLLREIKDLWRVALLVSILLHPIGINDTEDESSQLHKRRDLFNTVESSIIKLGLDKVWEVKPLISGEDIMNVLQLKEGPLVKEWKEKSMAWQLVDPSRTTEECIDWLREVNSKRVKLE from the exons ATGTCGGTTGCCCCTCAGCACGTTCTTCAGGTGAGGGACAAAATCGAACTTTCCGACATCGAGCGCAGGATCTTCGATAGGCTTCTCGCCAGTCTCCGCCACTTCAACCTCCAAACTCAGGTCCGCGTCGCCGGCGGCTGGGTCCGTGACAAG CTCCTGGCGAAGGATTGCTATGACATCGATATCGCTCTTGACAATATGATGGGCACCGAGTTTGCCCATAAGGTGAAGGAGTACTTGGTGTCCATCGGTGAAGGTAAAGATGTTCGGGGTGATGGCAAGATTAAGTC CAACCCTGACCGGTCTAAACATTTGGAGACAGCAACGATGCGTTGGTTTGATATGCAGATTGATTTTGTCAACTTAAGGAGTGAAGAGTATATTGAGAATAGCCGTATTCCTTCTAAG CAAAGCTTTGGCACACCTGAAGAGGATGCATGTAGGAGGGATTTGACAATTAACAG CTTATTCTACAATATCCACACTGACTCGGTTGAAGATTATACCAAAAGGG GGATCTCAGACCTTAAGTCCGGAAGGATAGTGACTCCTTTACCTCCAAAGGCCACCTTTCTTGATGATCCTTTACGAGTTCTTCGAGCCATTAGATTTG gTGTTAGATTTGAATTCACTCTAGATGAAGATCTGAAAGTAGCTGCTGCATGTGATGATGTGAAAGATGCTCTAGCTGCTAAAGTTAGCAAAGAGCGCATTGGAAAAGAG gttgatctTATGATATCTGGAAATCAAGCTGTCAAAGCAATGACTCATATTTGTGATCTGACATTGTTTTGGAATGTGTTCAGTCTTCCTCCTGTGTTTAAACCTGCTATTCCAGATGGATGTGAAAG GCTTTGCGTTGCTTACTTGGACACTGCATGGAACCTTATCCATTTACTCAAAGAGTCAACCTTTAAA GTTCCTGTTGTCAATTATATTATTGTTGACTCACTCAAGCAAAAAGGCGAGGATGCAAAAATG GTGCTTGATTTACACCGAGCATCGCACAAATTCTTGTCGTTGATTCCTTGTCTTGCATCTAATGAGGATTTGCAACCTGATGATGTTGATTGGATGAGAGGATTGATTGATGATGTCTCTATTGCTTCTAGAGTCCGGGTTCAAACAG GTTTTCTCTTGAGGGAGATTAAAGATTTATGGAGAGTTGCACTATTGGTATCCATATTATTACATCCCATTGGCATTAACGACACTGAGGATGAATCCTCACAATTGCACAAACGAAGAGATCTGTTTAATACAGTGGAGAGTTCTATAATAAAACTAG GCCTCGACAAAGTTTGGGAAGTGAAGCCATTGATCAGTGGCGAAGATATTATGAATGTCTTACAGCTTAAAGAAGGACCACTCGTTAAGGAGTGG
- the LOC130955774 gene encoding CCA tRNA nucleotidyltransferase, mitochondrial-like isoform X4, translated as MRWFDMQIDFVNLRSEEYIENSRIPSKQSFGTPEEDACRRDLTINSLFYNIHTDSVEDYTKRGISDLKSGRIVTPLPPKATFLDDPLRVLRAIRFGVRFEFTLDEDLKVAAACDDVKDALAAKVSKERIGKEVDLMISGNQAVKAMTHICDLTLFWNVFSLPPVFKPAIPDGCERLCVAYLDTAWNLIHLLKESTFKDKERRFLLFAALFLPLKNTTYQVKKAKMVPVVNYIIVDSLKQKGEDAKMVLDLHRASHKFLSLIPCLASNEDLQPDDVDWMRGLIDDVSIASRVRVQTGFLLREIKDLWRVALLVSILLHPIGINDTEDESSQLHKRRDLFNTVESSIIKLGLDKVWEVKPLISGEDIMNVLQLKEGPLVKEWKEKSMAWQLVDPSRTTEECIDWLREVNSKRVKLE; from the exons ATGCGTTGGTTTGATATGCAGATTGATTTTGTCAACTTAAGGAGTGAAGAGTATATTGAGAATAGCCGTATTCCTTCTAAG CAAAGCTTTGGCACACCTGAAGAGGATGCATGTAGGAGGGATTTGACAATTAACAG CTTATTCTACAATATCCACACTGACTCGGTTGAAGATTATACCAAAAGGG GGATCTCAGACCTTAAGTCCGGAAGGATAGTGACTCCTTTACCTCCAAAGGCCACCTTTCTTGATGATCCTTTACGAGTTCTTCGAGCCATTAGATTTG gTGTTAGATTTGAATTCACTCTAGATGAAGATCTGAAAGTAGCTGCTGCATGTGATGATGTGAAAGATGCTCTAGCTGCTAAAGTTAGCAAAGAGCGCATTGGAAAAGAG gttgatctTATGATATCTGGAAATCAAGCTGTCAAAGCAATGACTCATATTTGTGATCTGACATTGTTTTGGAATGTGTTCAGTCTTCCTCCTGTGTTTAAACCTGCTATTCCAGATGGATGTGAAAG GCTTTGCGTTGCTTACTTGGACACTGCATGGAACCTTATCCATTTACTCAAAGAGTCAACCTTTAAA GACAAAGAAAGGAGATTTTTACTTTTTGCTGCATTGTTCCTCCCACTTAAAAATACCACTTACCAAGTTAAGAAAGCGAAGATG GTTCCTGTTGTCAATTATATTATTGTTGACTCACTCAAGCAAAAAGGCGAGGATGCAAAAATG GTGCTTGATTTACACCGAGCATCGCACAAATTCTTGTCGTTGATTCCTTGTCTTGCATCTAATGAGGATTTGCAACCTGATGATGTTGATTGGATGAGAGGATTGATTGATGATGTCTCTATTGCTTCTAGAGTCCGGGTTCAAACAG GTTTTCTCTTGAGGGAGATTAAAGATTTATGGAGAGTTGCACTATTGGTATCCATATTATTACATCCCATTGGCATTAACGACACTGAGGATGAATCCTCACAATTGCACAAACGAAGAGATCTGTTTAATACAGTGGAGAGTTCTATAATAAAACTAG GCCTCGACAAAGTTTGGGAAGTGAAGCCATTGATCAGTGGCGAAGATATTATGAATGTCTTACAGCTTAAAGAAGGACCACTCGTTAAGGAGTGG
- the LOC130955774 gene encoding tRNA nucleotidyltransferase cca2-like isoform X1 has protein sequence MSVAPQHVLQVRDKIELSDIERRIFDRLLASLRHFNLQTQVRVAGGWVRDKLLAKDCYDIDIALDNMMGTEFAHKVKEYLVSIGEGKDVRGDGKIKSNPDRSKHLETATMRWFDMQIDFVNLRSEEYIENSRIPSKQSFGTPEEDACRRDLTINSLFYNIHTDSVEDYTKRGISDLKSGRIVTPLPPKATFLDDPLRVLRAIRFGVRFEFTLDEDLKVAAACDDVKDALAAKVSKERIGKEVDLMISGNQAVKAMTHICDLTLFWNVFSLPPVFKPAIPDGCERLCVAYLDTAWNLIHLLKESTFKDKERRFLLFAALFLPLKNTTYQVKKAKMVPVVNYIIVDSLKQKGEDAKMVLDLHRASHKFLSLIPCLASNEDLQPDDVDWMRGLIDDVSIASRVRVQTGFLLREIKDLWRVALLVSILLHPIGINDTEDESSQLHKRRDLFNTVESSIIKLGLDKVWEVKPLISGEDIMNVLQLKEGPLVKEWKEKSMAWQLVDPSRTTEECIDWLREVNSKRVKLE, from the exons ATGTCGGTTGCCCCTCAGCACGTTCTTCAGGTGAGGGACAAAATCGAACTTTCCGACATCGAGCGCAGGATCTTCGATAGGCTTCTCGCCAGTCTCCGCCACTTCAACCTCCAAACTCAGGTCCGCGTCGCCGGCGGCTGGGTCCGTGACAAG CTCCTGGCGAAGGATTGCTATGACATCGATATCGCTCTTGACAATATGATGGGCACCGAGTTTGCCCATAAGGTGAAGGAGTACTTGGTGTCCATCGGTGAAGGTAAAGATGTTCGGGGTGATGGCAAGATTAAGTC CAACCCTGACCGGTCTAAACATTTGGAGACAGCAACGATGCGTTGGTTTGATATGCAGATTGATTTTGTCAACTTAAGGAGTGAAGAGTATATTGAGAATAGCCGTATTCCTTCTAAG CAAAGCTTTGGCACACCTGAAGAGGATGCATGTAGGAGGGATTTGACAATTAACAG CTTATTCTACAATATCCACACTGACTCGGTTGAAGATTATACCAAAAGGG GGATCTCAGACCTTAAGTCCGGAAGGATAGTGACTCCTTTACCTCCAAAGGCCACCTTTCTTGATGATCCTTTACGAGTTCTTCGAGCCATTAGATTTG gTGTTAGATTTGAATTCACTCTAGATGAAGATCTGAAAGTAGCTGCTGCATGTGATGATGTGAAAGATGCTCTAGCTGCTAAAGTTAGCAAAGAGCGCATTGGAAAAGAG gttgatctTATGATATCTGGAAATCAAGCTGTCAAAGCAATGACTCATATTTGTGATCTGACATTGTTTTGGAATGTGTTCAGTCTTCCTCCTGTGTTTAAACCTGCTATTCCAGATGGATGTGAAAG GCTTTGCGTTGCTTACTTGGACACTGCATGGAACCTTATCCATTTACTCAAAGAGTCAACCTTTAAA GACAAAGAAAGGAGATTTTTACTTTTTGCTGCATTGTTCCTCCCACTTAAAAATACCACTTACCAAGTTAAGAAAGCGAAGATG GTTCCTGTTGTCAATTATATTATTGTTGACTCACTCAAGCAAAAAGGCGAGGATGCAAAAATG GTGCTTGATTTACACCGAGCATCGCACAAATTCTTGTCGTTGATTCCTTGTCTTGCATCTAATGAGGATTTGCAACCTGATGATGTTGATTGGATGAGAGGATTGATTGATGATGTCTCTATTGCTTCTAGAGTCCGGGTTCAAACAG GTTTTCTCTTGAGGGAGATTAAAGATTTATGGAGAGTTGCACTATTGGTATCCATATTATTACATCCCATTGGCATTAACGACACTGAGGATGAATCCTCACAATTGCACAAACGAAGAGATCTGTTTAATACAGTGGAGAGTTCTATAATAAAACTAG GCCTCGACAAAGTTTGGGAAGTGAAGCCATTGATCAGTGGCGAAGATATTATGAATGTCTTACAGCTTAAAGAAGGACCACTCGTTAAGGAGTGG
- the LOC130955774 gene encoding CCA tRNA nucleotidyltransferase, mitochondrial-like isoform X3, translating to MMGTEFAHKVKEYLVSIGEGKDVRGDGKIKSNPDRSKHLETATMRWFDMQIDFVNLRSEEYIENSRIPSKQSFGTPEEDACRRDLTINSLFYNIHTDSVEDYTKRGISDLKSGRIVTPLPPKATFLDDPLRVLRAIRFGVRFEFTLDEDLKVAAACDDVKDALAAKVSKERIGKEVDLMISGNQAVKAMTHICDLTLFWNVFSLPPVFKPAIPDGCERLCVAYLDTAWNLIHLLKESTFKDKERRFLLFAALFLPLKNTTYQVKKAKMVPVVNYIIVDSLKQKGEDAKMVLDLHRASHKFLSLIPCLASNEDLQPDDVDWMRGLIDDVSIASRVRVQTGFLLREIKDLWRVALLVSILLHPIGINDTEDESSQLHKRRDLFNTVESSIIKLGLDKVWEVKPLISGEDIMNVLQLKEGPLVKEWKEKSMAWQLVDPSRTTEECIDWLREVNSKRVKLE from the exons ATGATGGGCACCGAGTTTGCCCATAAGGTGAAGGAGTACTTGGTGTCCATCGGTGAAGGTAAAGATGTTCGGGGTGATGGCAAGATTAAGTC CAACCCTGACCGGTCTAAACATTTGGAGACAGCAACGATGCGTTGGTTTGATATGCAGATTGATTTTGTCAACTTAAGGAGTGAAGAGTATATTGAGAATAGCCGTATTCCTTCTAAG CAAAGCTTTGGCACACCTGAAGAGGATGCATGTAGGAGGGATTTGACAATTAACAG CTTATTCTACAATATCCACACTGACTCGGTTGAAGATTATACCAAAAGGG GGATCTCAGACCTTAAGTCCGGAAGGATAGTGACTCCTTTACCTCCAAAGGCCACCTTTCTTGATGATCCTTTACGAGTTCTTCGAGCCATTAGATTTG gTGTTAGATTTGAATTCACTCTAGATGAAGATCTGAAAGTAGCTGCTGCATGTGATGATGTGAAAGATGCTCTAGCTGCTAAAGTTAGCAAAGAGCGCATTGGAAAAGAG gttgatctTATGATATCTGGAAATCAAGCTGTCAAAGCAATGACTCATATTTGTGATCTGACATTGTTTTGGAATGTGTTCAGTCTTCCTCCTGTGTTTAAACCTGCTATTCCAGATGGATGTGAAAG GCTTTGCGTTGCTTACTTGGACACTGCATGGAACCTTATCCATTTACTCAAAGAGTCAACCTTTAAA GACAAAGAAAGGAGATTTTTACTTTTTGCTGCATTGTTCCTCCCACTTAAAAATACCACTTACCAAGTTAAGAAAGCGAAGATG GTTCCTGTTGTCAATTATATTATTGTTGACTCACTCAAGCAAAAAGGCGAGGATGCAAAAATG GTGCTTGATTTACACCGAGCATCGCACAAATTCTTGTCGTTGATTCCTTGTCTTGCATCTAATGAGGATTTGCAACCTGATGATGTTGATTGGATGAGAGGATTGATTGATGATGTCTCTATTGCTTCTAGAGTCCGGGTTCAAACAG GTTTTCTCTTGAGGGAGATTAAAGATTTATGGAGAGTTGCACTATTGGTATCCATATTATTACATCCCATTGGCATTAACGACACTGAGGATGAATCCTCACAATTGCACAAACGAAGAGATCTGTTTAATACAGTGGAGAGTTCTATAATAAAACTAG GCCTCGACAAAGTTTGGGAAGTGAAGCCATTGATCAGTGGCGAAGATATTATGAATGTCTTACAGCTTAAAGAAGGACCACTCGTTAAGGAGTGG